The Ziziphus jujuba cultivar Dongzao chromosome 5, ASM3175591v1 genome segment TAATTAGTGTACTGTCCACACTCGGAACAAACGCATCCAGATACCATGCTAAGAAATTTGTCCCAGACGACAATGACATTTCTTATACTAGTGTAATTTGCATGTATTTTGCTTAACTAGGTTTTAGCATCGTCTCATGCCTTTATGGATTTGTCTCATCTGTACTTTTGTATTACAGACTGGGTGATTTCAATGCAATCTCAACTGCCATGGTTTTTTCTGCTTTAGTCTTTGCGTTTGGCATTTCCAGTAGCTAAAAATTGCATATGAATTCTAGACATCTGCTCTTTTATCTGCCTGTGAATCTACCTGTGCTTTTCTTAGGTTTGCTTAGGTTTCAAATTACCTATTAATTACCTGTATAAATTGTATTAGACATAGTTTATATGGCATAATTGCTTAGGTCTCACTACAAGGTAATACTAATACCGTTTAATTGTATAATATCTGGTTTCATGATTCTagttagaaatattttttatggtgATGGAAGGGAATATGGATCTATATAATAAGATTGCACCTTTCTAGATGACAAACTCAGGAAAAACATTCACATGGAGGTAACTATAAATTTCTTGCTGGTTGATGCATTTGctttgtttgtgaattatggttttctgaaatccataaattttcagttttttattAAGTGCAAAATTGTGGAGTGATTGTTTTTAATGGTGGAATGATTCTAATGGTTCATAGTTTTTATCATGGAAATCAAGGTCAGATGGTAAGCTATACTGAACATAAGCATTAGCTTTTGAAACCATATAAATTATCTGTATAAACAACAGCTTAAAACCCCATCAACTCTTTCTTATTCTATCAAATAGACAGCCAATCAGTTGTTCCAACATAGACTCTATCAGATTAATCTGGCTATTActtgtaaaaatttataatggatGAGATGGGAATGATACTTTCATGAACCTTCTTAGTTCTTACTGGTATAATGCGGTGGCAGATCCAGGAACCTTCCTTACATGTATAGATTTTAATACTATTTTGTGTATTGCATGTATAAGGATTATAAATTTGACATTTTGAGTACTGCATGATGTTGTTTATGGTATTACTTGTTccgaatataatattatatttcatctCCAACTCATCTATTTCTTTGACCTAGAATGAATATTGATCAATTTCCACATGCTAGaatgagaataaaaattttgactTCCATGTTCCCCATGGCAATTTTGTATTAGATGTGTCTCACGTGTTCGTGTGAAGCTTGACTAAACAGaggtaatttttatttattttttttttttttttttttttctcttagaaggatgaatttgaaaaataactaTAGACGTTTTATGTAactttgtaaatatttttatgcagtGTTTATTACTGATTTGGTCAAATCTATTAGTTGACCTTGGATGATTGGGTTTAACCGGAAATAAAACATAAACCAGTAATTTATGTGGCAATACAAGAATTTTTATAGTTTAGGcaggcaaaaaataataataatactagtaTTTAATGTAGGATAAATTTCACTgcccttcattttttttatttttataatttaacctATAATTTTGTGGATGAATTATTTGTATGTATAAATAAGAGCATGTTAAAAGTGTGATTTAGATTAAGTAATATAAGTTGAAAAATAGTTTAACTGAATGggttaaactaaaataaaaatgaaaccgTGAAAGTTTTTTAAGTAAATGTGCatttatggggaaaaaaaaaaatgcaaaacagAGGACTCTTATAAATTTTCACCCTTTGCTTTATTAGCAAAGTGTGCCTCACGTATTAAGTGAAGCAAAGTGTGCCTCACGTATTAAGTGGGTTCGTGGATTAGGCAGGtaagcaaaataaatagaattagAAAAAGAGTTAATACACTTTTGGAAGAAAAGTAAGTAAACGGAGAGTTTTCCACAGATGGGACAGACATTACCTGATTGATTGTTCAATAtgaatatcattattttttatgattattgttcTTGTAATCTCTACTTTTATTTTGGAATTTctgaaaagaattataaaagaaaaaagaaacattacaggatgtatatttttttttttcacaattatattttagaattctattaattttcttctaattaaaaTGTTtcgtatgtgtgtatatattcattaaattccaaatttgtAACATAACTTTTTTCCTTAGCAATTACATATtctcaaatttaataatttaataaatcatataaatcaCCTACCAAGTCACTGATCCAAAAGACCATCATCATCTCGGTTAACCACACTAATCATCCAATTTTGACTCTTTTGCagtaattgataaaataaacacTCCACATTAAAAAGATTCAACATAAGTGCACTAAGCTGACATATGCTTCataggaaaattaaaaatatactgtTGGAATTCTATTTAGCCATTGAATCTATTGACCAGTGGCAGATccacttttgttttgttttttattttatttttcttgaaattatatataatttttatataaaaagaaaattaatcatGTTTGGCTcccataaattaatattttaataagaaattCGAGTTCCAAAAATAGAAAGCTATTAAGGTCAAATGATAATTCTATTCACCTCCCTTTAAGTTTTACATGAATAAATGGAACAACTATTGCTTTTCAATTTCATCAATTatggttattatatatatatatatatatatgaaaaatttatgTTGTAgatattcatattattttatcatacgGATGTCCACAGAAtcgttattttaaaaaaaaaatttatttttatatataatattgataataattttaaaaaactaatattttcgtATATAGCAttaatgatggtttttttaaaaattattatttttttgtaaaaatatacatgataaaATAGTACAAATGTtcaagtcatatatatatatatatatgtatgtatgtatgtataaatagcatcattttttttccttttattttgttcccttttgtatttaattattaaaattagtttattttaacAGAGAAAGATGTAATCAATGCCGGCTTAAGGGTAAGACAAATAAGGCTTCTGCCTAGGGCCCACAATGAAAAGAGGCCTCCTAGAAAAGTTTTTCcttattaattatatgtattttttacataaaaatttatttgttaggTTAAATATAGTAGttttgattttatctttttgGAAATATAAAGACATATTAATATTTCGTTAATTTCTACGTTAGAATTAAtcaaacatttaaataaataattatctgTTATTAACTTTCCAAAAAAAGTGTCaactttagtttttttaatttaatttcttttatattttaaatattgtaaatGTACACTAATTTCATTCCATCAAAATTGTTCTTTCTTGTAAATATTCTcctatcttttattatattacaatctTTATATGAATTAGAAATGTGGCAATaactatcattttaatattttagctAGCAATTTTTcctatgaaaattaaaaacaagcaaactaaacaagataaattttaaatacttaatttttttattttattttttttattactcgCCGTTTTATAGTTGCCTTAGGCCCCAAATTGGTTGAGCCGGCCCTGGATGTAATTGCAATTGCCAATTAtcccattaaaaaatataaagtgaCTGTTTTGAACATTTAAGTGTTTTTGTATTGGCCAGTTGACTAACTCGAAACACATGTCCTTGTGCCACAAAAATGAATTGCCCTTTGAGGTtgtctatatatacacatgtagaATCGTAGTTAGCATCAACTTGAAAATACAAagcaaaaactatatatttatttgcaaTGGAAGGGGAAGAGAGCATAGTGGTGTATGGAATGTGGGCAAGTCCTTTCAGTAACAGAGTAGAACTTGCCCTAAAGGTTAAGGGCATACCCTATGTCTATGTGGAAGAAGATTTGTTGAACAAAAGCCAGATGCTCCTCAAATACAATCCTGTTTACAAAAAGATTCCTGTTCTTGTCCACAATGGAAAACCCATCATTGAATCCCTTATCATTCTTGAATACATTGAAGACACATGGAGAAATTCTGGTCCTAAACTACTTCCAGATGATCCTCTTCAAAAAGCCCTAGTTCGGATCTGGGTCGACTTCATCCATCATCAGgtcaattttagtattttttttaaattttccatcATGCCtatatgtttttcaaaatttttgtattttatcaacaattacattttaaaagacAGTTCAGATGacaataatcattttatttttttatttctatattttaaatttgatcaaaACTTGTATTTAACATCCCCGATACATTCCAAAAAAATGCATGTATGATTTGATGGTTCGACTGATCAATATGTTTTTGCAGTTTAATGAGAACATGAAAACATTGGTGAAAACAGAAAGAGAAACACAAAAGAAAGTGTTGGATAAGATCCATGAGCTACTGAAGGTGCTTGATGAGGGATTGAAGGGGTTTTACCCAAATGGCACTACCAATATTTGCAATGAAAATTTGGGACTTCTAGATATTGTTGGGGCTTCAGTATTTTGCCCTATCAAAGCTACTGAAGATTTATTTGGTCTGAAGATTATTGACCCAGAAAAGACCCCATTGGTATACTCTTGGGTTGAATCTCTCAAGGGGCTTTCCCATGTGAAAGAGACAATCCCTCCTTACGACAAGCTTCTCCAAATTGTCTCCTATTACAAAcagaaaaatttgaatttttctgcAGCTTGAACTTTAAAACTATAATTTGGGTGAAAATGGCTTTTGCACCCTGTTGCTTGAGAGAATAACGGTTTTGCCATTTTGGTGTCCCTTGGAAGGATATTCGTGTGTCTTTGCATGATGTTTTAAGTTTTTAACTACTAGGTGTATCTTTGCATGTGTGTTACCACAAGGCTTGCAATAAGAGATACCaccaaaaaaacgaaaaaaaaaataaaaaaaagagagagaatccGCATAATTCTTTCCAGAATGAATAAAAGATTCTGTTATTTCAAATATTAGCTTTTacattttctcttcttttctaatttattttgaatgatccttttttttttttttttttggtttcatttGTGTAGTTCAGGCGAGTGCCatgttataattaaattgataaaaaaaataatatacctattactttttaaaatataaagatatatagatatgtatgtatatatatatatatataaaagaaccCTACAAAAATAGAAGAGACGCAATGAAACACAAAATTTCTATACCCATTTTAGCTGCTTAGAATGCAATTCATCAACCAGAATAATACCAATATTAGTAAATTTCCAATAAGAAAAACTAATGCTCATCCTATCCTACGACTCCAGTGAGTTTCTCGCTCGTTCTTCTTAGTAATCCTTGATGATATTTTTAAGAAGCACCTAATGTATTTCCATAAAAGCATACCCAATCAAGCCCTTAACAGCTCAGTTCACGTTCCACACCAAATCTTTTCCCTATGAATTATATAAAGAGTTTTAAAAGGTCATATAACTTCATAATCCTTGAACAATGACCTTTACCGAAAAGGATGCATATATCATCAAAGCAAACAAGAAAAGAACCCAAATGCAATTCAAGATTTAGATTGCTCTTCCCACAACGCAAATATGATAAGCAActttatttaaaatgtattcACATGCACACACATATAAAAACAAGCCAAATCCAAGAGTTGATGTTGGATGAATCCAACCAGTTAAACGGTATTTACATAAACACTGTTATAAGCTTGAGAAAATTAGTCCCTGGTACTGTTTTTGAGCCATTCCAGGTACTGTAGACTTCCCCCATTGATAGGCAAGGCGATGACTTCTGGAACACTTACCAACATAAAACAGAAACACATGGAGGTTATTATATGTTCTGACCACTTCATGGTAAAGCTCATTTTCAGTGGCAAAAGTTCAAGCAGACAACGAGTAAGATTCAGgcatataattttaatgtttgtcAATCTAGCAAGCTCTAGCTTGCCACAATTCTTTTCTTCGTTGAAATTCAAGCATGCAACTGAGTTTTATGGAAATTGTTGATTTGAAAATATAGTACATAAGTTTTGACTTACTCGTATGGATGGTTTGCCTTGACATGCTGTGTCAGAGCATCCAAAAGGGATTGCCTGGTCTTGATTATAAGAAGTTCCTCACTATCTGTCTGGACCTATTTagttccaaaaatgaaaaatataagctAAAAAAGAACAAGTTAATTATTCTTACTTGCAATAACATGGAGGAACTTCATTCCTACAAGTTAACATGTGAACTATCTAGATTGTTGTGGTAAGCAATGGTCGATAAGGTTTTTATCCATCCTTCTCTATATCCAAATGTTAAAAGGAATCCTTACCTCTCCTTCCCACAGATATACTGACTCTACACCTGCATTTCCAAGGTTAACCATATATCACATATTCAAACTCGATTCCAGTTGTCTATAAGAACATAAAGAAGCAAATTCATTTATTCAAGAGCCAATCTGAGCTAGTAACAGCAAATACAATAATACTTATTAGAGGTAATGACAAGAGAAGGTCAGAATGTAAtgattgatgaaaatttataaacaatGCAATATATCAAATAGGAGTTATTTTAGTTTAAGTAGGAAAAGATGTTTAATGAGGCAAGGACTGGACACAAGGAAATAGCGGGGCTAGAAGGTCAAAAGCTATCAAAAAGTGATCATTTTTAGTATTTAAGATTGACCTTTAAAAAATACAGTGAAATTGGGAAGATGTTGCTCACAATGTCAAACCAGGATTAGATAAAGAAGTGTACTTTGAGTTTTATGTGATCATTAACACCTATAACATCAAAACTATGTTTTAAAAACCACTACAAGTTTATAATCTGTGGTATAGAATTTTGGATGGTAAAGAAAAATCATGCTAATGAAATGAAGGCAGTACAATGAATGTAGAGCAATACGAGAAAGGAAAGAATTAGGAATATGGATTCTAACAAAATGGGGAAAGACACTGGTTTAAAGATCAGAGAAATGGAAATAATGACATGGCTTGTTCAAGCCCATTGAAGAACAATGAAAGTAACTAACAGGAGGCAAAATTGATTACGCTTTTCTGTTTTACTTTTGGAAAAGTAAGGGTTAAATTACAAATTGCCACCCCAAACTATTACATATTTTTCACTTCACACCCAAACTACAAAAACCTTCACATCGTGATGGGGATTACATATGATTATAAATACTAGGCTTAaagatttttaggattttaatattattatatttatttgatttttagggttttaatcttattatgtttattagtttttgtttttttttttttggtttccttaTGTATTAaggaagttttattttttagtttctttgttTAATAATAGTATCTTACgtttagtttcctaatattcTAAGgtggttttattataaataggggTCTTTGTAACTCTTTTAGACAAGTTGATTAATAATATACTTTTAGACAAGTTGATTAATAATATAAGTGTTTTTTCTTACAGTTATTTCTCTGGTTTTATGTGATGCAAACTAAACTTAAGTGTGATGCCTAAAGATATTAagagtgattcctaaaattgtTCTATTGTGATACTTGAGCcctatcttttaattttcaattttctttcctcCCCCACCTGTCCTACATCACATCGCCCCTACTAATATACAGTATTTTTTATGAACTTAATAAAATTAACCAATAAGAAGTTAAGAACTCTTTTAtgctattttatttcatttttatgcaATCTGTGTCACATGATTTCTTGAAATTCAtacaacaaaactgcacaaaacgacaaaattttataagttaTGGAGCAATGCATTTTATAGTTTGCGGAAAAAGTGGAAAACATGTGATAgtttggagaaaaagaaaatttaattaactctCAAAGCAATAAAATACATCATTAAAAGTGAGTGCAACCATGCCAAAAGCAAAACAGATGGATGCTTTCAAGTGATCAATGAAAagtagaaaaagtaaaaatgtaaCAACATATATTTGAAAGAATGAAGAACATACCAGGAACTCGATTAACACATGCAGCAAGTTTCTCATTGACTATGCTTCCAGCCAATTTCTTTCCTAAAAATAGATTGCGCATTACCAAGAAAACAATTCAAttagtttaaattatttttcttcctcCAGATAATTCTGAGCAATTATGCATTTTAACAAGAAGGAGCCAGTTGTGTATTATAAAAGATAAACTGAGCCAGTGGTGTATTATAAAAGATAAACTAAGCGTATAATGctacaaaaccatataaaaaatctATCCTTCTGCACAGCTTTGAAAATATTCAGTACACAAATAAAAGAACCCATTGATAATTTGTAGCATTTAATTGTTTAAGTAAATATATCACAATATTTCCATCCTTAcataaaagttattttattttattaccaaataCAACAATCCGATCTCCTATCttgagataattaattaatatataatttttttggaaagtaAAATGTACCATTCATTTGATGTTTATATCTATTCTTTAACCAACACAAGAGGTTCAGTGGCCTAAATTTGTAGAAACAATGACCTTATGAAATGGGAGATGCATGTAACAGTTCTCAGAAAGTGACTTTAAATTTATTCCAGAGAAACAAAACAGCCAAGGAATTTTTTGTGCTGTTTTCCTACAGATAATAATTACTCCTTAAAATTTCTATATGCTATCCATGGCACAGAAAAACATGTGTAGCATTCAATAGgttaaaatgtttaagcagcatgtTGACATCCATCCAATCAACAGAATTTTGGACACTCATATCACTAAAGCACACTTCATCAGTTCCAAACAAGGCGCAGCTCAAAAACCCTCAAAATGACACTAACTATAAGAGGGATAAATGGCTAATAAATAACCTGAGCATTTTTCTCATCTTTGGTGGTTTGAACAGAGAGAGGGAAGGTGGCAATTGACTTATGGAACTGGAAGACTATAACAAAATAATcccaaaaatgataaaaaaataaaaaatataaaaaataaaaaaaacgatGCAACTTGTTTAGAAATCCGATTACAACCATAACACAATAGtatatttaagaaaacaaattaaaatcctTATCTTGCAAGATTAAAGTACAAGGCTCAAGTAAGTATTTCAAACATGCTGCGTTTTTGTTGAATGGATTTGGGCGTAGCACTTACCATGGAGAAAGAGTGCTCAAGACTGAGCAACACATACCAGTTAATTACACAGTATTGAAATCCATTCAACCATTAACAGAACAATAGTATACATTAACTAAACTCCAATTAACCACACAATTTTGCAAGAAAAAGGCTCGAGACATTATTGCAAAGACGGAGCTATTCATACACATACTAAATAATCACAGAGTATTAATTGTTAAAAGcaatctagatatatatatatatatatatatatctttcaaataaatttttaaaaaaatggaaacccaGTACTAAGAGTTAAAAAGGGTAAGCAACTAACCTACTTCTTTGTTGGGAACAGTGACATAAACAACAATGCTGGGAACAGTGGAACCACTACCACCTTCCATTTTGATGCTATTAGCTGATGCTTGGCTACTAAACTTGGAtctgaaaaaaaccaaaatttaactACAAACCCAATCAAGATTTGAAATttgcatgaaaaaatataaacccAAGTCAAGAATTTTATGGGATAAAAAGAAGAACCTCAAGAGAGGACCAAAAGGGAGAGACTGAACCGAACCCGTTTTGGAGGAGATAGGCCAGAGATTGGAGAGGCCGAAGCTGAGCATGCAAAAAGCCCCAACCAGGGGCAAACGGCGTCGTAACGTGGAGGAGGAGAGAATGGGAGAAGGGGCTCTGGCTCTGCTGCAAAGCGTGGCAGCCATTTTTTTTGTACTGATTTGGGGGCTTTGCCAACACGACTGTTTGGGATTCTTTACTTGATACTCTCACCCATGATTATCGTAAAGAGTGTAAACCACCTCAATCAGCCTTCTATTTTCTTGTGCCATCTGTCCTTGCTCTTATTGTAATCTAGTCCTACGGTTTCAAAGCttccaacaaacaaaaacaCTCATAGCCTTGTTTATGCACCTCTAGGCTGCATTCGACTTGTATTGTAATTTAATCCGTGTAAAGATTTAGAATTTCGACACAAATATTAACGGTTTAAAATAcggaaatatttatgaaaatatagaaaattccGAAAAGTCatcaaaatttatagaaaatgatcagaattaataaaagtttattttaatttttttattaaaattttaaaattaaattatttaattaattaattatcaaattaactattaaaattataaaaatattatttttcttaatcaatttatttatgataagcattgttaaaaatatattattaataaaaaatgcaaaaaatatatatatatttaaaaaaattatttattaattaaaatatagaacaattattataattacattatatttttataaatttaatttcaatagTATTAAGAATTCTTGAGTGTTtgagaattatttttatcttactcattctcattttaaaatgtgaaatgtaagaaataattattaaaatatatatctttttaataattttacatataaatattaatgtatcattgatataaatatttgagaattAAGTTTGCATGTATCAAACATCATTGATAtcgaaaatttgaattttgatttgcagaaaaatatatttcctGTATATCTTTCAATATTTGCCTACATtctaatttttatctacttataatatttacataaatattaaatttattattataaaaaaataataataaataggtaaATTTGTAGctcataatattaatttttttcaaataatatgatAAGTAGATTTGTCtaatataattatgaatattgtttgctaaatatgaatttatttatttttatttaaataattatcagaagacaattaaaaagttaaaaaaataatcaataatattaatttggcaaaaacttttcataaacatcaataataattataaaattttttgataaaaaaattaaaaaaaatcataaatattcccaaaatttctatgaaaatttcatgaaaatttaagaatttttattttaaaattatgaattttttaaccaaattataaaagatttgatgtggatattatgatggaaattttcacaaaaattatgaagaaatataaaaaattttggtagatattatagaaattatatCTGTTTCTACTTAAAAACCTAATTTCTTTTtgatatgtttaaaaaatataaatttcgtgaaaatttttgtttcaaggaaaaaaaaaagttattaactaTGTTAGTTTTTTGCACTttgatctttaatttttttttttttttaaccttagtttataaaattcatttttttgttttatttggatctttaaaattatttttaatctaatttttaataggttttaatatatttgattaacaTGGAGAAATTTtgtaagaatattttatttttaaaaaatttgttgttTCATTATTGCAATAAGTGCATATTGGCATGTTCTATGCAAAAGGGTGGAATCCTTTAGACTTAGCCAAAAAGTTCTACACTTTTCATAAGAATTCAAGAGAAATCTGAAATATtttagaagattcaagagaaacttAAACTAATGTAAATAGAAATCTCTCTAGAATAATTCTTGTAAATATCTAGTAGAATAATCTAGAGCCTTATCTAGATTTATATCATGTGTATATATCTAGAACATTATATCCTCGTAATATGTATCAAGCCATCTATATACAAGAAttggactctcatttgtaagCTATCCATGTAATCAAGCATTCT includes the following:
- the LOC107421379 gene encoding protein CutA, chloroplastic — protein: MAATLCSRARAPSPILSSSTLRRRLPLVGAFCMLSFGLSNLWPISSKTGSVQSLPFGPLLRSKFSSQASANSIKMEGGSGSTVPSIVVYVTVPNKEVGKKLAGSIVNEKLAACVNRVPGVESVYLWEGEVQTDSEELLIIKTRQSLLDALTQHVKANHPYDVPEVIALPINGGSLQYLEWLKNSTRD
- the LOC107421383 gene encoding glutathione S-transferase U9 — protein: MEGEESIVVYGMWASPFSNRVELALKVKGIPYVYVEEDLLNKSQMLLKYNPVYKKIPVLVHNGKPIIESLIILEYIEDTWRNSGPKLLPDDPLQKALVRIWVDFIHHQFNENMKTLVKTERETQKKVLDKIHELLKVLDEGLKGFYPNGTTNICNENLGLLDIVGASVFCPIKATEDLFGLKIIDPEKTPLVYSWVESLKGLSHVKETIPPYDKLLQIVSYYKQKNLNFSAA